From Candidatus Aminicenantes bacterium, a single genomic window includes:
- a CDS encoding ABC transporter ATP-binding protein, with product MEPMIRVEGVAKKFCRNLRRSMWYGMRDIARNAAGLRTRSGLLRKDEFWALRGIDLEVKRGEVLGVIGPNGSGKSTLLKLLNGIYWPDAGRVSVRGRVGALIEVGAGFHPMLSGRENIYVNGAVLGMSKKEIDARFDDIVAFADIGDFLDMPVKHYSSGMFVRLGFAVAVHCDPDVLLIDEILAVGDMSFRRRCYNRIDEMKKRCAIILVSHNMFQIGRICSTTLFLRQGQTRFIGSSARGILAYYESVSNNANNEDREIRSEGPIRMVEEKHSLDGNRLEIDFIMETDPEHCEIPYGLSLTLLDASDHLFAQTNSLFQQRVFQGPGRVRLTIPGLNLNHGIYRANLMVYDADHSRLFSMYRNLFSFSVSRRFVAGATVYFEDASWESLPNLESKP from the coding sequence ATGGAACCCATGATCCGCGTGGAGGGGGTCGCAAAAAAATTCTGCCGCAATCTGCGCCGCTCCATGTGGTACGGCATGCGTGATATCGCGCGCAACGCGGCCGGCTTGCGCACCCGGTCAGGTTTACTGCGAAAAGACGAGTTCTGGGCTTTGCGGGGGATCGACCTTGAAGTAAAACGGGGCGAGGTCCTGGGAGTCATCGGCCCCAACGGGTCCGGGAAAAGCACGCTCCTCAAACTGCTCAACGGCATTTACTGGCCCGATGCCGGTCGTGTGTCCGTGCGGGGCCGGGTGGGAGCCCTGATCGAGGTCGGAGCGGGCTTCCATCCCATGCTTTCCGGCCGCGAAAACATCTATGTGAACGGCGCCGTCCTGGGCATGTCGAAAAAAGAGATCGATGCCCGGTTCGATGACATCGTGGCTTTCGCGGACATCGGCGATTTTCTCGACATGCCGGTCAAGCATTACTCCTCCGGCATGTTCGTACGCCTTGGTTTTGCGGTTGCCGTTCACTGTGACCCTGATGTGCTGCTGATTGACGAGATACTTGCTGTCGGGGATATGTCTTTTCGGCGGCGTTGTTACAACCGGATAGATGAAATGAAAAAACGCTGCGCGATTATCCTGGTTTCTCACAACATGTTCCAGATCGGTAGAATATGCAGCACGACCTTGTTTTTACGTCAGGGACAAACAAGGTTTATCGGGTCCTCGGCCCGGGGTATTCTGGCTTATTATGAATCTGTCAGTAACAATGCGAATAACGAAGATCGGGAAATTCGTTCCGAAGGACCGATCCGCATGGTGGAGGAAAAGCACAGCCTGGATGGCAATCGTCTCGAAATTGATTTTATTATGGAAACCGATCCCGAGCATTGCGAGATTCCTTATGGTTTGAGTCTGACCTTATTGGATGCGTCAGACCATTTGTTTGCCCAGACGAACTCGTTGTTCCAGCAGCGTGTTTTTCAGGGGCCGGGCCGGGTCCGGCTTACTATTCCCGGATTGAATCTGAACCACGGCATTTACCGGGCCAACCTGATGGTATATGATGCCGACCATTCCCGTTTGTTCTCTATGTATCGCAATCTCTTTTCTTTTTCAGTAAGCAGAAGGTTTGTGGCCGGGGCCACCGTATACTTTGAAGACGCAAGTTGGGAGAGTCTTCCGAATCTTGAGAGTAAGCCGTGA
- a CDS encoding 4Fe-4S dicluster domain-containing protein, protein MKRSVQHATVRYRLCVGCGVCELVCPVNAVRVEFTRKGEYVAAVDSLQCTDCGVCVKYCPHAREILRSRAMAVSSAADALKAGLEDRDFYLAFDRGPGRRKSASGGVVTRWLGQLLDSGRLDGVIHGEAVVALEGSPHFRAVFSSSSAELDDRRGSFYAPLCFATVVNKFARNRSRRLAFVGTPCVIRAYRRLFVEHPDFRDNHVVFLALVCSHNVSHNFTDFLYRSMGLPSGRAFRLDFRSKEGIPHAGRYRMRVSDQTGKILAHPDRMECAFTESWRSHAFVLNACHYCPDFWGCEADLSVKDAWGSAWAQDPAGTSLIAVRDEKLRAEFVSGSAGLYLEELTKTAFVNSQVLTASYRQKHVNDRWKQNVLSPSNLRNGFARNRLLGWFSRWAWPRIGAEGMRRWIHRLGSAHDRLYRWVSRVRNALRTMLRIPAALFSPLLCPLRFACYQRNKTRGPILVVGGYGYGNLGDEAQLHTTWMKLQKLFPEQLIKVLTPDPHATHALHGCAVGEAPRLAFFDADTSSMYEMNTRRRKFSFFVRALGIYVNALLVRAGTSTFMLHPRRSALLQDIRNASMVFFCGGGYLTGSTRSRLWDGALLGRLCRLFRVPLVLSGQTIGIWQGRFTRRLAHWGFSGAALIGLRDPFASKMDLEEAGIVGSQVMVTHDDALFSESADPVRLREALLKAGLSTDIADKGYRVLQFHYWGLRSRGKRITLLDQIETVVRRMARDGLPVVLISMMPADDAAVADLRRRCLDLVLPAIVKENDFRVVRGVIGAARLCVAMKHHPLIFALGENIPVISLARSEYYMHKNSGALALFDMQEFNLDLESLKWNNKFEELFERTNREAEILSRRIRLAGEELQKKGRIFDQLVRGLIPDTAGGEKS, encoded by the coding sequence GTGAAACGTTCCGTTCAGCATGCTACGGTACGGTATCGTCTATGTGTCGGTTGCGGGGTGTGCGAGCTGGTCTGCCCGGTAAATGCCGTAAGGGTCGAGTTTACGCGAAAGGGCGAATATGTTGCGGCCGTGGATTCTTTGCAGTGCACGGATTGTGGTGTTTGTGTGAAATACTGTCCCCACGCAAGGGAAATATTGAGATCCAGGGCGATGGCTGTTTCATCTGCGGCTGATGCTTTGAAGGCCGGCTTGGAGGATCGAGATTTTTATCTGGCATTCGACCGGGGCCCGGGACGACGCAAGAGCGCTTCGGGTGGGGTGGTTACACGGTGGCTGGGGCAATTGCTGGATTCGGGTCGCCTGGACGGGGTTATCCACGGTGAAGCCGTTGTCGCATTGGAGGGAAGTCCCCATTTTCGCGCGGTTTTTTCCTCGAGTTCCGCTGAATTGGATGATCGCAGGGGTTCTTTTTATGCCCCGTTGTGTTTTGCAACTGTTGTGAATAAGTTCGCCAGAAACAGGAGCCGGCGCCTGGCCTTTGTGGGGACTCCCTGCGTGATCCGGGCCTACCGGCGCTTGTTTGTTGAGCATCCTGATTTTCGTGACAACCACGTGGTGTTCCTGGCGCTGGTGTGTTCTCACAATGTTTCACACAACTTCACCGATTTTCTCTACCGTTCAATGGGATTGCCTTCCGGCCGGGCGTTTCGCCTGGATTTTCGCAGCAAGGAAGGTATTCCCCATGCGGGGCGTTATAGAATGCGTGTTAGTGATCAAACAGGCAAAATTCTTGCCCACCCTGACCGCATGGAGTGCGCATTTACGGAAAGTTGGCGGTCACACGCCTTTGTGCTCAACGCCTGCCACTATTGTCCGGATTTCTGGGGATGCGAAGCGGATCTTTCCGTAAAAGATGCCTGGGGATCGGCCTGGGCCCAGGATCCTGCAGGTACGTCCCTGATCGCGGTGCGGGATGAAAAACTGCGGGCTGAATTCGTTTCCGGGTCTGCCGGCCTCTACCTGGAAGAGTTGACCAAAACCGCTTTTGTTAACAGCCAGGTCCTTACGGCCAGTTACCGACAAAAGCATGTCAATGATCGCTGGAAACAGAATGTGTTATCCCCCAGCAATCTGCGTAATGGCTTTGCCCGGAACCGACTGTTGGGTTGGTTTTCGCGCTGGGCCTGGCCACGAATCGGGGCCGAGGGGATGCGTCGCTGGATTCATCGACTGGGTTCCGCGCATGATCGATTGTACCGCTGGGTGAGCCGGGTGCGCAATGCGTTGCGCACGATGCTGCGCATACCGGCTGCACTTTTTTCCCCTTTATTGTGTCCGTTGCGTTTTGCGTGTTACCAACGCAACAAGACGCGCGGGCCCATCCTGGTGGTGGGGGGGTACGGATACGGCAACCTGGGAGACGAAGCCCAGTTGCATACCACCTGGATGAAACTGCAAAAGTTGTTTCCAGAACAACTCATAAAGGTGCTAACACCGGATCCACATGCCACGCATGCTTTGCACGGTTGCGCCGTAGGCGAAGCCCCGCGGCTGGCCTTTTTTGATGCCGACACATCATCCATGTATGAAATGAATACGCGGCGTCGTAAATTTTCTTTCTTTGTCCGGGCATTGGGGATCTATGTCAACGCACTTCTTGTTCGTGCCGGCACCTCAACGTTCATGCTGCATCCGCGAAGATCCGCCCTGCTGCAAGATATTCGGAACGCATCAATGGTTTTCTTTTGTGGAGGTGGATATTTAACCGGAAGCACGCGATCGAGGTTATGGGATGGGGCGTTGTTGGGTCGATTGTGCCGATTGTTTCGGGTTCCACTTGTACTTTCCGGACAGACCATCGGCATCTGGCAGGGTCGATTCACGCGTCGCCTGGCACACTGGGGATTTTCAGGCGCGGCTTTGATCGGTTTGCGCGATCCGTTCGCTTCTAAGATGGATCTGGAAGAAGCCGGTATTGTCGGAAGTCAGGTTATGGTGACTCATGACGACGCACTTTTTTCCGAGTCCGCGGATCCGGTGCGGTTGCGTGAAGCCCTGTTAAAGGCGGGCCTGTCGACCGATATCGCGGATAAGGGCTATCGCGTACTGCAGTTTCACTATTGGGGGCTACGGAGTCGAGGGAAACGAATCACCCTGCTGGACCAGATCGAAACGGTGGTACGCCGCATGGCACGGGATGGATTGCCTGTGGTTCTCATTTCGATGATGCCCGCTGATGACGCGGCCGTTGCAGACTTGCGTCGCCGGTGCCTGGACCTGGTTTTGCCGGCGATTGTAAAAGAGAATGATTTTCGCGTGGTGCGTGGGGTTATCGGAGCGGCGCGTCTGTGTGTGGCCATGAAGCACCATCCCCTGATTTTCGCTTTGGGTGAAAACATTCCGGTAATCAGCCTGGCCAGGAGTGAATATTACATGCATAAAAATTCAGGAGCGCTGGCACTTTTTGATATGCAGGAATTCAACCTGGACCTGGAATCGTTGAAATGGAACAATAAATTTGAAGAATTGTTTGAAAGGACGAATCGTGAGGCAGAAATACTATCCCGGCGGATTCGACTGGCGGGTGAAGAACTGCAAAAAAAAGGCCGGATTTTTGATCAACTTGTACGTGGATTGATTCCAGATACCGCCGGGGGAGAAAAATCATGA